The Juglans regia cultivar Chandler chromosome 16, Walnut 2.0, whole genome shotgun sequence nucleotide sequence TGCGTTCTAGGCTTTCCTTTATTGTCCTTCGAGAAGTACTAGagttataaagagatttcataaaaataaactcacaaattgacggGATTTTATgtgattaagtaataattaagtaagtatttttttaataatattgtgatttttttttatttttttttaaatatttaaaaatgttaaaaaatacatgaaaaaaaaaactagaaaacaaCTAGCGGAAGTCCGGAACTCCTAGTGGTGGGAGTAGCACCATCTTATAACTTAacgtatcacattaaatcatcttaatttgtgaatttatttttgtaaaattcttttGGGGCTACATCATTTCTTTTGTCCTAAACTATAAAGTCTGGTTAGATTATGGCTTCGTTTGGTTGTTtaaatcctctcaactcatctcaactcatcattacaatttttttaaattccaacacaaaatataataaacaattcaattttttcaaattttaaaataataataatattaaaaaataatattctaacaatattttatcatctcatctcaactcaactcaactcaactcactttaacatccaaacacaatcatctttctttttgaaGGGGATCTTATTTATGAGTAACAGTTTCACTAGAATTCTTCAAAAGCTTTATAAATTAAGTTGAGAATTCACCTTGTAATCACATCATCAATGCAATAGTTTGgctttccttttcattcttaGTCTCAATTTTTGACACCTCAATTGTGAAGTCTATGTTGTAAAACTTGTGATTTTCTGAGGGTTTGGGAAATGGAGAGTAAAGGCAGGCGGAGAGTTgaggaaataaaaagaatacgaCGTCGTATTAAGTCTCATCACTCTGGCCGTTTAAACGTGGTTATTAAAACGGGAAGTTTTAATAGCCACGGAAGACGGCTATTTCTAGAAGGAGAAAgcgagtagagagagagagagagagagagatgtactTGAAGAAGGCCCTTTGGGCGGAGGAAGTAGCTTCGAAGGTGTCGCCGGAATCGGAGCCGCAGCAGGATTCTGCGGCTATGGTAGTCCAGGAACTGGTTGATTCGCTGAACCGGCAGCGGCTGTACCGGGAGATCACGCTGGCCCTGAAAACCGGGCTCCGTGACGCCCGAGCAGAGTTCTCGTTCCTCCGCATTCGCGGCCTCCGAAGCCTCCTCAATTTCCTCCGATCCGTTGCAGAGTCAGACTCCACGATCCAGCTCTTCTGCCTTACTCAGTCCGTCCCCGAGCTCCGAGGTTCCTTTTGTTTCCTAAATGATAATCTCATCTTAGAGAGCTCTGCTTCTGAATTTGAAGTTTCTCGTTCTAATTCTAAAACGAAGACGTCTCATGCATTCATCAACTAAACgccaataaaaaattagtaacaACTCTAAATTTGGATTACATTGCCTTAACAAATTAGACTAGATTAGATTGCCGAAATGCAATTGTGATTCTTGTTTGTGGCTGGATGACTGTTGTAAGTTCGAACTCGAATTGATATTATTGGTTTACGGTGTAATAGTGGTTCCGGCTTTGTTCCAACATTCACTAAAAGAGCCACAAGACGTGAGAGTAGCAAATTTGGATCATTTATTTGGCGTAGAGCCTTTGAAGATAACTAGTCCTTCAACTGATGCCGAAGTGGCACTCGCGCTGCGGGTCTTGGAAGGTTGTTGCTTGCTCCATAGAGAGAGCACAGCTTTGGCCCATCACCATAAGGCAATTCAGGTATCCTCCGCTATTTATGTGGCTTAGCTTGTCATTGTGTTATTATTAGTCGTGTTAAGAGTCAGAAATGATAGGAAGATTGTtatattgaaaatgataaatccATGTAAATGTctttgaaataataaatataggaGCACTAAAAGGCCATTGCTCTGATCTCTGATCATAACCCAAATTAATGGTGCCCTGCTTCCAGTTCTGACCAGGGCAAACTTCTTGTACTTCCTTGAATCACAGATTCCACGTTATGTGGCTTTTGATATAAAGCTTGTTGCATTTTCATCCTTCTACTTAAGGAGGACCAGGCATACGACAGGCAATCCTACTTGTCCAAAGATAGGAACTTAAATTGAGAACAGGACTCACAATTAAATGAATGAAGAAAGTGAATCACAGATTAAATTTGCATCTTTTGGGTGACCCATTTGGcactttatttatcatctaatcaGCTGTCTAAACTTTATCCATGGTCATTGACCCAAAGAAGAAAGCTAAATGGTAGATGCCTTGTGTGATTTTCATTGGACATGGTTACTATCACAGAGGGGTTCATAGTTCAGattttttatctctatatttttcaaactgATTGTCTTGTTGAAATCTTACGTTCTTCCTGTCCATTTTGTTGATCtggttaaaaataatgttaccaCCTGTCTTATGAAATTCTATATTATGGCATTTTAAGTTATGTTCTTGGCTGTTCAAGTGTGCCAATGTTCGTGGGAATCAACTTTGAGTCCTAAATACCAGACTTAGAACTGGTTTTCTATTATGCAGGTTTTAATTAACATATTATCAACTCGTGGAGTACTTGAACAAGGTGCATGCTTAGATGCGTTAATCTCAATAATGCTGGATTCAACTGCCAATCAAAtggtatttttattcttatagctAGTCGTAATTTATGGATCAAGCTTTGGGTACCACTATTGAAGATCTCACCATGACTTCTGATTGTCTATGTCAAAATTTAGTGgccataatttattttgtagctGGTTTCTGATTAAAGTTAATTGTAccttttttagattttctttttagttaattgAAGTGCAGTCAGTATTTTGTTGTTTCTATCAATTTTGGTTAGGCCGTGATACTGGTTTGAGTAGGCTTAAAagaggaaatgagattttggaataTGACTGATAAGATTTAGCCAATCAAGTTCACCTTACTAGTCTGAGAGCAGAGATGTTTCATTCTTAATTCCCTGCATAAATTTTGGCATAAATTGTTTGGACCTTGTAGTCAAAGAATCATCCCAGCATTTTAAAGTGAACTTTGAGTGgtatagttttttatatattcattaaCGTGTGTGTACTTTGGTTTCTTTCTATTTACAAGGATTTTGAGGCATGTAATGGCATCGAGGAAGTTGCAGAGCTCATAAGAGACAAACAATTGGATGAAAATCTCAggtattttccttttcctcgCTTCAATGCTTACAAGTCTTTTATGTAAGGTGATGCAGTTCCTCTCTGATGGCAATACCAAATCACCTTTTTCTTCCATTATGACCAATACTCTGTGCTCTAGATTTGGTGTTGACACATACGGTAATAACTTCACAGATGGCCAGCTGGTTTAGATTCTGTGGAAAAGAGTTGGACATGAAGAATAGTTTTCTTGGCTTAATTACTCTCAACTTTGAAGCCTTTTCTACTGCATTCCTCCACATTTTCTAACAAACACATTAGATAGATTATCgctttattatataataagttCTGTCTTTGTTCCCCCATCTCTCTCGTCACGAGCTCCACTCCCTATTCCTTCTCCTCTCTAGTGGTTGGGTCAATGTGTGTTCGTTATTCATCCAACCCAGCAAATTGGACCATTTTAATCTTTGGAactgatttttttgttctttccaaATGATTGTATTCTTATTGAGTTAAACTTGTGTGATACCCCATTCTAATAAGTGATAAcgtaggtggtgtatggaatcccacattgcttgggaaggagaatttgttgctctttataatattccaatagggctccaattgtattattaactagtctttttggagtataggtcatgtggattgggccttccattggagcgCTACAAATATAATCAGAGTCtattccaaccagaaatgtgagacttgaggaCGCCGAAaatatggggggggggggggagaggggagagattgtgataccccattaTGATATGTGATAAGGGTATGTGATATATGAGATCACAcatttgggaaggaaaagttcttgccttttataatatttcaatagagttccaattatatcattgactagtccttttagagtataggctaTATGGCTTGGGCTTTCTATTGAGGCGTTACAACTTGGCATCTTATAAGTGAGTTGAGACGAGACAAATGTAGTGAGCTGagagtataaattttttaacagtaTAGCAGTCAGGGAGATCTAAAACTGGGGAAAATGGAATATTTACCTAAAGCAAGTTTCCTTTGAATTGTACTCGAGTAACTTTTGAagtctttcaaaaaaaatatttacagcaCCTCTTTAAATGGTAGTCACATGATCGCAGGCTGGTGGTATTTCCTGCTTTCTTTTTCTAGACAACCCTTTTTGTTGTGGGACTAATCAGTTTTAACTGGAGCATTTGATGACTCACCTTAACTTGTGATTGATCTAAAAGATAAATTCTCGTCTTCTTTCCTTGTGTCCTACGTCTCATACCCTAGTTTATTTGATTAGATAAGCTTTTTGGAACCCACTGTGGTCATTAAGACTTGCAAATGTACCTTTGACATGTAGATAGGAGATGGTTTATTGGTCCGTAATTTTCCATAATCTCACTCTTGTTCAACCCTTTTTGGCGGGATATTTAATTTATCACTAGTCCAATACATGGTAAGAATGACTATCTTTTTCCTGTGATTAGGTTGAAATGTGGTGAGTTCCTGTTGCTACTCATAGGGCATGTAAATGGTAGGGAAAAGCCTCCCTTGGCAGCCATACACGAAGACATAAGCCGACTTCTAGGAGAGAAATCTGCCTCCTTGATATGGGCAGCCAGCCAATTTGGCTCCACACTGGATCCCAAGGAAAGACTGACTGCTTTACACATCCAAGCTGGAAGGGTGCTTGAGTCACTCGATCTGTACTAAGTCTTGACATCACTATGCCTGTACTGAATTTAACATAGGAATGTTAATGCTTTCAACCATCCTGGCGCTACCAGTGGTATTTGCCATTATTATGTTGAAGATACAGATGGAAAaagcacatttttttattttttaaatttcctccGTCTGTATCATGTTTGACTGACTATTGGGTGAAAAGGCTAGTAATCAAGGAAGAATGTTTCAGAAGCTACCTTTTGGAACTTTATCCTTATATTCTGTAGGATACAGCatggaacattttttttttcctttgtttcaaATTCAAGTTTTTGTTGCACTAAAGAGAAGTTGAGAACCCTCTTTTCATCTGAATGgtcaaattatctaaaatagaataaatttctTCAGCTCGGTTGTGAGTTTTATCACTTGCAAGAAACACATGAATCTCATCTCTATCCTCAATCCAACTGCATCCCGGGCTCTTTTGCATTCCTCTACTGTTCATCATTTGTCTTGTTTTAGCTAGATCATCCCATCTCCCGCCATAAGCGTACAAGTTTGCTAATAGAACATAGTTTGCAGTGTTATGCGGTTCCAACTCTATGAGCCGCTCTGCTGCCATTTCTCCTAATGCAACATTACCACAAACAACACATCCTCCAAGCAAAGCACTCCACATCACCAAATCAGGCTCCATGGGAATTTTCTTGATAAGTTCATAAGCTTCATTAAGCTGACCTGCTCGACTTAAGAGATCAACCATACAAGTATAGTGTTTTAATGTGGGTTTCACTTTGTAATATCCCATCATATCAAAGATTTCATGACCTGTTTCGACCGATCCGGCATGGACACATGAAGAAAGAACTGACAGAAAAGTTACCTGGTCTGGTCTAAAACCCTCTTTCAACATTTTCCGGAATAATGCAATTCCCTCATCCCCATGTCCATGCATGGCATATGCTGTAAGCATGGCATTGTGAGAAACCAAATTAGGATTCTCAATCCTGTTATAAGCCTGCAAAGCGTGTTTTATACTTCCACATTTTGCATACATGTCCAAAAGTGCCGCTCCAATGTGAATATCTGATTCATAACCAAATCTGATCGAATGTGCATGAACCTGCTTGCCTCGCTCAATTGTGGCCAACCTTGAGCATGCCGTTAAAATCATTCCAACGCTGTATATATCAGGCCTCAAATGTGAAGTCTGCATTTCTGCGAACAATTTCATGGCTAAATCATAATGGCCATTTTCCATATAACCGGCGATCATACCATTCCATGTATATACATTCAGCTCAAAACCATCTGCTTTCATCTTAGGAATAAGATCTGGAATATGTTCTTTCTTATTGCAGTATGCATAGCCAGAGATTAGAGCGTTCCAAGTTGGTGTATCCCTTTCATTTACTTCATCAAAAGCCATTTGAGCTGCTTCTAAGTGTTGGCATTTACAGTACATTTCCACTAGAGCTCCACCCACAAAGGTGTTAGATTGCAGACCTCTGACAGTGGCATGAGAATGTATTTCCTTCCCTAGTCTCAAATTTGCCATATCGGCACAAGCACTAAGAGCGCTTCCTAGAGTAAACGAATCAGGTTCAAACCCTTCCATCAGTACATCTCGAAACAAGCTCAAAGCTTCATCAAACATGAAGCTATCTGCATATCCTGATATCATGGAGTTCCATGAAATTATATCCTTCTTGATGCCAGCTAGCTCCATCCGATCAAACAGTTCCTTGGCCTTGGAGATTTCACCATTCTCGTAATATCCGACGatcattgtattatatatgacaCAATTTTTAATGGAATTCTTTGAAAATATGTTGGAAGCACTCCCCATATCAGCACATCTCCTGTACATGTCAACTAATCCATTCACAGTGAAAGGGTTAGACATAAGCCCATGTCTAGTTATATAGCCATGGAGTTCTTTTCCAAGGCTTAGCTTTTGTAGTCTCGCACAAGCTGGAAGAACACTTGCTAGGGTTCGCGCATTTGGTTGAAATCCTGCAGCCTGCATCCTGTAAAGCAGCTCAATGGCTTGCTCATCATAACCATTCTGCGAAAACCCTCCAATAACTGCACTCCAAGTAACAAGATTCGGCATTAAATTATCCAAAGACATTCTTTCCAGAAACTCCAATGCCTCGTAGACCAAACCGTTGGCAGCACAAGCTGTGACCAAAGAATTCCATGAAACGCGGTCCTTCTTGGGCATCGTTGTTAAAACCTTCTTGGCATCATCTAAACTATCACATTTGCCATACATATCTATCAGAGCATTACCCACATAAATATTTGAAGCAAATTGATTCTTAACCGCAATCGCATGTAACTGTCTTCCTAGTTCTACCATGCCAAGACCACTGCAAATCTTATAGACCACCGGAAACACGAAAAACTCTAAAGCAACGTCCGCGAATTGTAGTTCTCGAAAGAGCAAAAGAGCTTCCTCAAAGAACCCATTATCCACATGGACACTAAGAATGGCAGTCCAAGAATACATATTTCTAAGCGGCATTGTTTCGAACAACCAATTCGCGTGTTCCAAACAACCACATCTCCCATACATCTGGAGCAACTTGGTTTCCACAAACTCGTGCCCATGAAACCCAGATTTGACTGCGTGGGCATGTATCTGTTTCCCTAAAATTGGGCATTTACAATATTCAAGAAGCGAGGCATATGCGTTCGAATCCACCGGCTTATCAAGGGTGGGGAGGCGAGTATGCTTGGTAGGGAGAGTAACGTGCTTGTGTCGGTGGGAAGCTTCAGGTGTCTGAAAAGAAAGGGTAGACGCTTTGATAGGACTGTTCGAATCAAGCAGTGGTGGCGATGGTGGCAGTGGGCGAGCGACGGGTTCCAAAAAGTGAGAAGGCATTTTCTTTTGGGAATCGCTTGAGAATCGTGTGAAGTGACAAACGAGGGGGGGAAAGAGATTGGGATGTGGCTTTGCTTCCTGCCACCGCCATAATTCATAAACGTGTTGGTTTCCAAACgccaaaaaatgcattaaacATTTTACcattattttaataagatattcttattcttaatttaaactcattaaaaccaaacaaaaattaaaaaaaatattattttattaaagagccgtttaactttttcttttaaaaaaaataattgtgtaaaagttgtaaaataatcatctatatattttaattattttattatttccaaaGCTCAAGATGTTACGACTCAATATTAACTacaacaaaaatctgtttttgcGAAGATTTGGACACAAAAAAGTAATTCATTATTGTTTCCTTGTTTCACTTCTCGAGAGTAAAAAAGTCAccataaaaatgatattttgtggTGAAAATATGTTGTCGCAAAGAATATTAATTGCTGGAAAAGAACTTTACATGTTTTGAGTCTTTTACGGCGACACAAAAA carries:
- the LOC109007561 gene encoding uncharacterized protein LOC109007561 codes for the protein MYLKKALWAEEVASKVSPESEPQQDSAAMVVQELVDSLNRQRLYREITLALKTGLRDARAEFSFLRIRGLRSLLNFLRSVAESDSTIQLFCLTQSVPELRVVPALFQHSLKEPQDVRVANLDHLFGVEPLKITSPSTDAEVALALRVLEGCCLLHRESTALAHHHKAIQVLINILSTRGVLEQGACLDALISIMLDSTANQMDFEACNGIEEVAELIRDKQLDENLRLKCGEFLLLLIGHVNGREKPPLAAIHEDISRLLGEKSASLIWAASQFGSTLDPKERLTALHIQAGRVLESLDLY
- the LOC109007560 gene encoding pentatricopeptide repeat-containing protein At2g13600-like, coding for MPSHFLEPVARPLPPSPPLLDSNSPIKASTLSFQTPEASHRHKHVTLPTKHTRLPTLDKPVDSNAYASLLEYCKCPILGKQIHAHAVKSGFHGHEFVETKLLQMYGRCGCLEHANWLFETMPLRNMYSWTAILSVHVDNGFFEEALLLFRELQFADVALEFFVFPVVYKICSGLGMVELGRQLHAIAVKNQFASNIYVGNALIDMYGKCDSLDDAKKVLTTMPKKDRVSWNSLVTACAANGLVYEALEFLERMSLDNLMPNLVTWSAVIGGFSQNGYDEQAIELLYRMQAAGFQPNARTLASVLPACARLQKLSLGKELHGYITRHGLMSNPFTVNGLVDMYRRCADMGSASNIFSKNSIKNCVIYNTMIVGYYENGEISKAKELFDRMELAGIKKDIISWNSMISGYADSFMFDEALSLFRDVLMEGFEPDSFTLGSALSACADMANLRLGKEIHSHATVRGLQSNTFVGGALVEMYCKCQHLEAAQMAFDEVNERDTPTWNALISGYAYCNKKEHIPDLIPKMKADGFELNVYTWNGMIAGYMENGHYDLAMKLFAEMQTSHLRPDIYSVGMILTACSRLATIERGKQVHAHSIRFGYESDIHIGAALLDMYAKCGSIKHALQAYNRIENPNLVSHNAMLTAYAMHGHGDEGIALFRKMLKEGFRPDQVTFLSVLSSCVHAGSVETGHEIFDMMGYYKVKPTLKHYTCMVDLLSRAGQLNEAYELIKKIPMEPDLVMWSALLGGCVVCGNVALGEMAAERLIELEPHNTANYVLLANLYAYGGRWDDLAKTRQMMNSRGMQKSPGCSWIEDRDEIHVFLASDKTHNRAEEIYSILDNLTIQMKRGFSTSL